TTGCTCGAATTAGACTCCTAACAATGAATTGATAGAATCCAGCTCGAGTAAGAAATGTGAAAACCAAACAAAGAATGGCACATTTTGGGCCACTCTAGACCACCATGTTTAATCCCTCATGACCAACGTCTTTTGCTgtgatctttctttttttaagaaTTAAAGGAAGAAAGGGAAAATGTTTTTTAAAAATCCTCTAAAAGACACAAGATGTCCATATGAATTGTGTTTATGCATTAGAAGCTCatagcaatttcttcttgtgttAATTCCTGGAGGCACTCAAGCAAAAGAGGTTGTTCATGCTAGACTACAACGACCTTTTCCTTCCATTTGTGCACAAAGTTCGAGAGATAGAAGGCACCACCTTGTATGGATCGCGTACCATCTTCTTCCTTACAAACAGGGGCACTCTGAGACCGCTTGCCATCGAACTCACCCGGCCAGCCTCCCCGACCAAGCCCAAGTGGAAGCAAGTCTTCGCGCCTTGTTGGGATGCCACGGGGGCTTGGCTCTGGAAACTCGCCAAAGCTCAAGTTGGTGCTCATGATTCCGGCTACCATGAGCTCATCACCCACTGGTACGTGCTTATTCTAAGGTTTTAAATTAAACGTAACATATTTTAATCATCCAAGCCAAATAGTTTACAGGGAGATCTGCCATTCAAGTTCGAATCTGGGACCAACATTCGAGAATGCACCATCCAGGATTTGAACTTGGAATCTCTTGTTGATAAAGCAGAGGGTTGACCATGGGGATAagctctaattcaaatcaaattcattTTTTGTACTTGTGGAGGGTACAAGCTCTGATAAGATATTGCCTTCACATAAAAAAGTAGCAAGACCATCCCAAATTCAAATTAGGCCCAGGATCATTAGCCTTAGCTAGTCCAATCTAATCACACCCTTGACCTAAGCCACCTAAACTCACAGTCCAAATAATGACACTTGTGACATTataacaatatattttttttacaaaatttcaAGTACCCAAAGCATCATCGTCATATCATTAATTTGCTCTACGTTTCCTGTTCTGCTGAGAGCATTGTTCTGCCGTTTTGTCATATGCTAGGATGTTTGTCCGTCTAATTTGTTTGGCCTTGGCCTGCTTACCTAGCCTTTTCTCTCAGTTTCGGCTATCTTAATGGAATGTTGGTTCGTATTTTAAAACTTACCCTCGCTTATCTAATTAAAATGCTTTCAGTTTAAATTTAGTTATCAGTGGATCCtcaaaaaagatatatatatatatatatatatatatatatatatatatatatatatatatacatatatttaagaATGAGAAAAATATATATGTCTTGGGGTTAACATAAAACTTCATTTTGTAAATCAATAGTGATACATCATTGCAGGCTAAGAACCCATTGTTGCGTTGAGCCATACATCATTGCAGCAAATCGGCAACTCAGTGCGATGCATCCGATTTACCGGCTATTGCACCCACATTTCCGCTACACCATGGAGATCAACTCGCTTGCTCGGCAATACCTTATAAGCGCAGCTGGGATCATAGAGTCATCCTTCTCCCCACGCAAATACTCCATGGAGATCAGCTCCGTTTTCTATGACCAGTTCTGGCGCTTCGACATGGAGGCCTTGCCAGCCGACTTGATTCGGAGGTACTACTCTTCtattatatattagattagaaGGCCTCTATCTAACCCACGAACAAAGACCtatatccaaattaaatttgaaactcTATCACAGTTTTATTCTTTTTAATGTCAGGGGAATGGCGGTCGAAGATCCTACAGCTGAGCACGGGCTCAGGCTAACCATCGAGGACTATCCGTTTGCAAACGATGGCCTTCTGATCTGGTCTGCCATCAAGCAATGGGTACAGGACTACGTCTCCCATTACTACCGGGACTCGAGCCATGTGTTGGAAGACTACGAGCTCCAAGAGTTTTGGAACGACGTCAGGACCAAAGGCCACGGAGACAAGAAAGACGAGCCATGGTGGCCAAAAATGGACAGCCCGGAGAACCTAATCCACATCCTGACCACCATGATGTGGGTGGCCTCGGCACACCACGCTGCCGTCAACTTCGGCCAGTTTCACTACGGTGGCTACTTCCCCAACCGGCCAAGCATTGCGCGTACCGAGATGCCGGTGGAGGACCTGCAAAGAGAGgaatttatcaaatttttggaGAAGCCGGAGGATGCACTTTTACGGTGCTTTCCCTCACAGATTCAAGCAACCGTGGTGATGGCAGTGCTGGACGTGTTATCGAGCCATTCGCCGGACGAGGAGTACCTCGGCGGGGAGCCAGAGTTGCCTTGGGTGCATGATCCGATAATCAAAGCAGCATTTGAGAGGTTCAATGGAAGGTTGAAGGAGATTGAAGGAATTATTGATGGTAGGAATAGAGATCCGAAGCTTAAGAATAGGTTTGGGGCCGGAATACTTTCTTATGAGTCCATGAAGCCTTTCTCTAAGCCCGGGGTCACAGGAATGGGAATCCCGAACAGCATTTCCATCTGAAATTAGTTAATTGGTATTACTTCACCTATCTTTGGACTTCAGAGAAGATCTTGTAGAATACAATGGTGGGACTTATATTTGACGACGTTACATCTCCTAGAGTCTAATACGCGGACGGCGTTGCAATTTTCAAATCAATTTGATGTTTTATTTTTCATGGGCTGTCTGTAACAGCGGTGGGCCTAGCTAATTTGATGTTTGCATTGGATGCAATCTCCTACCGTTTCATTTCTATCttctttcttatttatttatttatttatttatttttttatgttttttatatTATTTCATTCACCTATTCAATGTACGTGTGGCTAATGACTATTttaaatctcattaaaatataccATGTTTGATAACCTAGAAACCTAACTCTCAACCTTTCTTTGCAAACTTGTTCTTGGAATGGAGATGTAAATGTTTCTCGAAAGCAGCCCAACCCATTATCTAATGTTATTTGCTGCAATGAATTTGGTACTTCAGAGGGAGAGGAATGCAAGAATTTTCCTCGACAAACCTCAATTGCGTCATCCACATTGAAAGCTCTTGTTCTTTTCGTTAACCGATCCATCTTAAGTGATTAAAAGCTTCTTCTtgcatgttaggatttgacgtctcgaaattcgatctacattgagcctacagcgaggttcgcgataaaaaatggagtccaacgagaccaagatcatccaaaacaaagctcggacggagaagatatgtgcttttgaagtcagcacgaaaTTCGAGATGGTGGAGGACCGTCGTCTGCCAGCGGcccggccgcaggcggcgggacGCGGCCCAGCGCACAGCAGCGTGCGGGTTGGGCACGTGCAGGGCGCAGCCCAGTGGGTGGGCCCGACCCAGGCGCGGGCACGTGGGGCGCGtgggccagcccaggcccaggcgggcgTGGCTTAGACCCAGCGAGCCGCTGGGAGTCCGATTCCACGGTCTACCATGGATCGGATGGTCCACGGCCAGGTGCCTGGACCGTGTGGACATTTTTCATACGTTTTGTATGGTCCATGATACTATTCCGTGGACTGATCGTGATCGGATGGCTCAGGGAGCTTCCAATCTTCATCCAATCGCTTGGAGCTTGATCTTGGGGTTTTATGGCTTGGTTATGAGTCCTAATACGGATCTAATTAggggtttaagcctttaaaaggccatgAACAGTGAAAGAGGTGTGTGTGGCTTAGTTTTTTCACGGGAGAAGAGACCATGGATGCGCACGGATTTTAGAGAAGACCGTACttttgaagaaagagagagatgtgcgGTGCTGTGAGAGAAAGAGCTTCAGGGAGGCTTTTGGACAGCAGACAGCGGCGCTTCAGGAGTTCAGGaggatcttcctagagagagattttgtgagaaaaaattttctgtgagagagaaattgggtgtacgagggttgaggatgagatctccttttgtaaaattttttttcatagtgaagtttgcatgctccatggaggcgagtctttttgtggttgatccacgtattttgattattttttattttatttcttctttctttctgctgcatcgcgcagtaccgaaaaagttttggaaggtggtgtcctggctagacatccacccaacaagtggtatcagagtgaggcgatataaagacgcagattgcagtggtggtgagcaagactgaagatggagaagacaggcttAATCAAAatgaagatcaacaagtttgatggaaagagtaatttctccttgtggcaggcaagggtgaaggacgtgctcatccaacaagggttgatcgatgctctcttgtgcgaggagaagtcaACCACCATGGAGATGCGGGATTGAAAATGACTACAATTATaggcagtgagtaccatccgtatgtacctagcggatgaggtggtgatccatgtgctgagcgagacttctccgacggtgctgtggtcgaagctcgaggagttgtatatggtgaagtctttcaccaacactctttttctttggaggtagttttaccagctgcggatgactaAGGGATAGAGTGTGCAGAAACATCtaagccacttctagaagatcctcaccgatctcctcagcgttggtgagaatgttgaggagaagatcagggcactgattttgctagcatcgctttccTCTTCGTataagtctttggtgactgctcttctagtagggaagagcaccatcaagatggacgaggtcactatggtgatactccagaacgaggttcttagGAGGAAGAACTCGACTTCGAGCTCaagtggtggtagctcagctttgatggtttctggGGGAGCAAGAGGTGGTAGATGGAGTGATAGGAGATCACGacaagggcggtccaagtccaagagaaacttgagcaaaatcagatattaccggtgtgaggagttggggcatctagtcagagattgccctcaactcaaaaattagacggtggctgctgtagcgacggtcggtagcgattcagagagagatgtcctggagatatctgacgaggtatctacttctttccagcaatggatattagattctgcatgtatccatcatgtatgttgtagggaggaacagtttgactccctgaagaacagtgagggcactatatATCTGTCGGATAGATCGAGCTATACGATCAGAGGTAttaggacggtcagctggaggacacatgatggtgcagtgaggagattggaggaggtccgatacatacctgatttcaggcagaatcttatctcactgagcagattggattcgagaggctataggatggtagctggtagaaaaattttgaaggtgCTAtgtggtgataggattgtgctggaagggaagaaggggagcagaggacattattacctggcaaagagcctagtgcgaggtggagcttcaggagccaagtggagcctagagcgaggtgaagctccagatggaggtggatcgagcacgagacaggagactcgggaggacgagaggtaacgtcgcaaggtgagattcctattgttggtgcaaaaatctgcttgcgccagagaagctggagttggagaagtcgcggtcgccgccgggacctgcaaaggaagtctaaaccggaggtggggttgctccggcaagaccctccgacgctcaagtcagttctctgcctcaacaagaatggagtgctcgaacggagaatttagcagagttttgagataataaatgagcttatcgaataacgtatctgggtcccccttttataggcggaggaagcaatggattgatggcgacgtttgtaaccgtctcgcAGTG
Above is a genomic segment from Elaeis guineensis isolate ETL-2024a chromosome 1, EG11, whole genome shotgun sequence containing:
- the LOC105061263 gene encoding probable lipoxygenase 8, chloroplastic isoform X2, yielding MLKPHVLTPNSAPFLFFSHGSLLSSHRSSSLRLRPTAVQLQKIGKRGCIRCASGEVQSSSVDSGAAISTLKAVATVKMTVGGLLSNLGLSRALDVTADLLGKSLLLELVSAEVDPTQTPSGLRRLRSKELENKRGDGRGERKDFERIYDYDVYNDLGDPDDDDDKARPVLGGSKKHPYPRRCRTGRPRTKKDPLSETRSSSIYVPRDETFSEVKSVQFSAKTLRSVLHAVVPSIQTALIDYNLGFPYFTAIDKLYDEGFTLPKQEGVGFLRSMIPRLVKVITDGTDEVLKFETPALIERDKFSWLRDEEFSRQTLAGINPYAIQLVTEFPLKSKLDPQVYGPPESAITVEMIEEEIGGLMTVEEALKQKRLFMLDYNDLFLPFVHKVREIEGTTLYGSRTIFFLTNRGTLRPLAIELTRPASPTKPKWKQVFAPCWDATGAWLWKLAKAQVGAHDSGYHELITHWLRTHCCVEPYIIAANRQLSAMHPIYRLLHPHFRYTMEINSLARQYLISAAGIIESSFSPRKYSMEISSVFYDQFWRFDMEALPADLIRRGMAVEDPTAEHGLRLTIEDYPFANDGLLIWSAIKQWVQDYVSHYYRDSSHVLEDYELQEFWNDVRTKGHGDKKDEPWWPKMDSPENLIHILTTMMWVASAHHAAVNFGQFHYGGYFPNRPSIARTEMPVEDLQREEFIKFLEKPEDALLRCFPSQIQATVVMAVLDVLSSHSPDEEYLGGEPELPWVHDPIIKAAFERFNGRLKEIEGIIDGRNRDPKLKNRFGAGILSYESMKPFSKPGVTGMGIPNSISI